From Streptomyces sp. NBC_00237, a single genomic window includes:
- a CDS encoding ATP-binding protein, whose protein sequence is MSRAPDITGDVRCATGRMVLTVREATMTVTIPFSASATYDGAPGTIGEARDFAGDFLVRAEALHGVPVTTGTAGTVKLVVSELVTNAAKYAPGPCLLDLAIGRDRTGLPDLQITVWDTDDSLPRPGAPDPERIGGHGLELVLALCTRYDIQRLAGGKRVRVHVALR, encoded by the coding sequence GTGAGCAGAGCACCGGACATCACGGGGGACGTCAGGTGTGCGACAGGACGGATGGTGCTTACGGTGCGGGAAGCGACGATGACGGTGACCATCCCCTTCAGTGCCAGCGCGACCTACGACGGAGCGCCCGGCACGATCGGGGAGGCCCGGGACTTCGCCGGGGACTTCCTCGTGCGGGCCGAGGCGCTGCACGGCGTTCCGGTCACGACGGGGACGGCCGGGACGGTGAAGCTGGTGGTCAGCGAGCTGGTCACGAACGCGGCGAAGTACGCGCCGGGTCCGTGTCTGCTGGACCTGGCGATCGGCCGGGACCGCACGGGCCTGCCCGATCTCCAGATCACGGTGTGGGACACGGACGACAGCCTGCCGCGGCCCGGCGCACCGGACCCGGAGCGGATCGGGGGCCACGGCCTGGAGCTCGTCCTCGCGCTCTGCACCCGGTACGACATCCAGCGGCTGGCCGGGGGCAAGCGGGTGCGGGTGCACGTGGCGCTGCGGTAA
- a CDS encoding LuxR C-terminal-related transcriptional regulator has translation MALGYTRRTGTLPLEVTGFVGRVSELDHVRELLRRSRLTTLIGPGGVGKSRLALRTALSLKGDYDDGVVLVELSALHDPELLTGAVANALGLPEQSGRVVVDVVVEHLAERRILLVLDTCEHLLDACALLADLLLREAPGVTVLATSRQPLDVPGEHTLPVPPLGDDDAVELFAQRASAVVPGFEVTDNNRPDVLALCHRLDGIPLAIELATVRLRALPLTQLTARLEHRFQVLTGGRRSAVLPRHQTLRTAIDWSYELCSPQEKLLWARLSVFAGSFDLTAVEEVCSEDEADEPDEADKPDKPDKPGDAEPGESPEGDATGLLPREVILEHLIGLVDKSVVLRDGDEGARYRLLDTIREYGADKCSDTERERCRRRHRDHYLGRASYFFEMLLSAEQVPLYWQLHRDLADLRSALEYSLSRPDGVRPALVMAARLWPFWSTAGLFTEGRYWLDKGLAQEREPSRERSQALLWGSLLAVMQGDVGVAHAGFLETMEVAHAAGSELDRMLALGYLGGISWLFGDADGGRESLTEALSGLVRIGDPLGRVVHHYQSSYVQALIRRSDDSDAHADEALRLITEAPGGGVGECMITSQVLGIKGMAAWTRGDAPESVRFARESLRLSRELRDHFAATNSLELLAWGSADTGRHKLAAWLLGTCSEQWRKIGSPMIGVAIYQDDHSRVETTVRDRLGEAEYRLLFEQGSTLPLEQAVELALAGASRPVTSAAPSEGTSSLDHLTRREREVAALISAGLTNREISERLVISKRTADAHVEHILAKLGFSSRTQIAALAGEAANATGTPWLRSFDGRRQ, from the coding sequence ATGGCACTCGGCTACACCCGACGCACCGGCACGCTGCCCTTGGAAGTGACCGGATTCGTCGGGCGGGTCTCGGAGCTGGACCACGTACGGGAGCTGCTCAGGCGCTCCCGTCTCACGACACTGATCGGGCCGGGCGGTGTCGGCAAGAGCCGACTCGCGCTGCGCACGGCGCTGTCGCTGAAGGGGGACTACGACGACGGCGTCGTGCTCGTCGAGCTGTCCGCGCTGCACGACCCGGAGCTTCTGACGGGCGCGGTGGCGAACGCGCTGGGCCTGCCCGAGCAGTCGGGGCGGGTCGTCGTGGACGTCGTCGTCGAGCATCTGGCGGAGCGGCGCATCCTGCTCGTACTGGACACCTGCGAGCACCTCCTCGACGCGTGCGCGCTGCTCGCGGACCTGCTGCTGCGGGAGGCGCCGGGCGTGACGGTGCTGGCGACGAGCCGCCAGCCGCTGGACGTGCCGGGTGAACACACTCTGCCCGTACCGCCGTTGGGCGACGACGACGCGGTCGAGCTGTTCGCGCAGCGGGCCTCGGCGGTGGTCCCCGGCTTCGAGGTGACCGACAACAACCGCCCCGACGTGCTCGCCCTCTGCCACCGTCTGGACGGCATCCCGCTCGCCATCGAACTGGCGACGGTACGGCTGCGAGCACTGCCGCTGACCCAGCTCACGGCCCGTCTGGAGCACCGCTTCCAGGTCCTGACGGGCGGGCGGCGCAGTGCGGTGCTGCCCCGCCACCAGACGCTGCGTACGGCCATCGACTGGAGCTACGAGTTGTGCTCCCCGCAGGAGAAGCTGCTGTGGGCGCGGCTGTCGGTGTTCGCCGGGTCCTTCGACCTGACGGCCGTCGAGGAGGTCTGCTCGGAGGACGAGGCCGACGAACCCGACGAGGCCGACAAGCCCGATAAGCCCGACAAGCCCGGCGACGCGGAGCCCGGCGAGAGCCCCGAGGGGGACGCCACCGGGCTGCTGCCCCGCGAGGTGATCCTGGAGCACCTCATAGGGCTGGTCGACAAGTCCGTCGTGCTGCGCGACGGCGACGAGGGCGCCCGCTACCGGCTCCTCGACACGATCCGCGAGTACGGCGCGGACAAGTGCAGCGACACCGAGCGCGAGCGGTGCAGACGACGGCACCGCGACCACTACCTGGGCCGGGCCTCGTACTTCTTCGAGATGCTGCTGAGTGCCGAACAGGTGCCGCTGTACTGGCAGTTGCACCGCGACCTCGCCGATCTGCGCAGCGCCCTGGAGTACTCGCTCTCGCGCCCCGACGGGGTGCGGCCCGCGCTCGTCATGGCGGCCCGGCTGTGGCCGTTCTGGTCGACGGCCGGACTCTTCACGGAGGGGCGGTACTGGCTCGACAAGGGCCTCGCCCAGGAGCGGGAGCCGTCCCGGGAACGGTCCCAGGCGCTCCTGTGGGGCAGTCTGCTGGCCGTGATGCAGGGAGACGTCGGCGTGGCCCACGCGGGCTTCCTGGAGACCATGGAGGTCGCGCACGCGGCGGGTTCGGAGCTCGACCGGATGCTGGCGCTGGGCTACCTCGGCGGCATCTCCTGGCTGTTCGGCGACGCGGACGGCGGCCGGGAGTCCCTGACCGAGGCCCTCTCGGGACTGGTGCGGATCGGCGACCCGCTGGGCCGGGTCGTCCACCACTACCAGAGCAGTTACGTCCAGGCGCTGATACGGCGCTCCGACGATTCGGACGCGCACGCGGATGAGGCCCTGCGGCTGATCACCGAGGCCCCCGGCGGCGGGGTCGGCGAATGCATGATCACCAGCCAGGTCCTCGGCATCAAGGGAATGGCCGCCTGGACGCGCGGCGACGCGCCCGAGAGCGTCCGTTTCGCGCGCGAGTCCCTGCGGCTGAGCCGGGAGCTGAGGGACCACTTCGCCGCGACGAACTCCCTGGAACTCCTCGCCTGGGGTTCGGCGGACACCGGCCGCCACAAGCTGGCGGCGTGGCTGCTCGGCACCTGTTCCGAGCAGTGGCGGAAGATCGGCTCCCCGATGATCGGGGTCGCCATCTACCAGGACGACCACTCCCGGGTGGAGACGACGGTGCGCGACCGGCTCGGCGAGGCGGAGTACCGGCTGCTCTTCGAGCAGGGCTCCACCCTCCCCCTGGAACAGGCCGTCGAGCTGGCCCTCGCGGGGGCGTCCCGCCCGGTGACGAGCGCCGCGCCGTCCGAGGGCACCTCGTCCCTGGACCATCTGACGCGGCGCGAGAGGGAGGTGGCGGCGCTGATCTCGGCGGGCCTGACGAACCGCGAGATCTCCGAGCGCCTGGTCATCTCGAAGCGGACGGCGGACGCGCACGTGGAGCACATCCTGGCCAAGCTGGGCTTCTCGTCGCGCACGCAGATCGCGGCGCTGGCGGGCGAGGCGGCGAACGCGACGGGGACGCCGTGGCTGCGGTCGTTCGACGGTCGGCGGCAGTAG
- a CDS encoding PRC and DUF2382 domain-containing protein: MTAPNGYTPENLSGANVVDAEGNKVGAVQKVYRDDTTGEPEWVTVRTGLFGTKETFVPLAGSTRTDGGVRVPHGKDVIKDAPRIDVDGHLDRTEEAELYRHYGLSGPGDTGRADGNGFADTRSATTSATTSATTSATSTGRHAAGAAGVAGTAAAASSGFADRTKATVRPLAGSASGGGARTLAGAGAASRSVDTDISGRTAPGTTGSKGQTEEMLLSEERLSFATEEREAGRAQLRKRVVTENVTKSVEVSHEEVRVTRVPITDEERRTGRTSAQIGEGQVEVVLHEERAVMRKETVPVERVRLEVYKVTEQKEMSGEVRKEEVEYNDGVRAKYADGPDGGLGGRGKR, from the coding sequence ATGACCGCTCCCAACGGCTACACCCCCGAGAACCTGTCCGGCGCGAACGTCGTCGACGCCGAGGGCAACAAGGTCGGGGCCGTCCAGAAGGTCTACCGAGACGACACCACCGGAGAACCGGAGTGGGTCACGGTGAGGACCGGGCTGTTCGGCACCAAGGAGACGTTCGTGCCGCTGGCGGGCTCGACCCGCACGGACGGCGGCGTGCGCGTCCCGCACGGCAAGGACGTGATCAAGGACGCCCCGAGGATCGACGTGGACGGGCACCTGGACCGCACGGAGGAGGCGGAGCTGTACCGCCACTACGGGCTGTCCGGTCCCGGCGACACGGGCCGCGCCGACGGCAACGGCTTCGCCGACACGAGGTCCGCGACGACCTCCGCCACGACCTCCGCCACGACGTCGGCGACCTCGACCGGCCGTCACGCCGCCGGTGCCGCAGGCGTCGCCGGTACGGCAGCCGCCGCGTCGAGCGGCTTCGCCGACCGCACGAAGGCCACGGTCCGCCCGCTGGCCGGATCGGCGTCGGGCGGTGGCGCCCGCACGCTGGCAGGAGCGGGCGCGGCGAGCCGCAGCGTGGACACCGACATCTCCGGCCGTACGGCCCCCGGCACGACCGGCAGCAAGGGCCAGACCGAGGAGATGCTGCTCTCCGAGGAGCGGCTGAGCTTCGCGACCGAGGAGCGCGAGGCCGGGCGCGCCCAGCTGCGCAAGCGCGTGGTGACGGAGAACGTCACGAAGTCGGTCGAGGTGAGCCACGAGGAGGTGCGGGTCACCCGTGTGCCGATCACCGACGAGGAGCGGCGGACGGGCCGTACGAGCGCGCAGATCGGCGAGGGTCAGGTCGAGGTGGTCCTGCACGAGGAGCGCGCGGTGATGCGCAAGGAGACCGTGCCGGTGGAGCGGGTGCGCCTGGAGGTCTACAAGGTCACCGAGCAGAAGGAGATGTCGGGCGAGGTGCGCAAGGAGGAGGTCGAGTACAACGACGGGGTGCGCGCGAAGTACGCGGACGGCCCGGACGGTGGGCTCGGCGGGCGCGGGAAGCGGTAG
- the mnhG gene encoding monovalent cation/H(+) antiporter subunit G: MSNWSRAADLISSILLLIGAVNCLSGVIGLLRLPDVFTRSYAATNPQTFGMLMLLAGVALRLRSAFDLGTLALVAFFQLLTSAVAAHLVARAAYRTGLTGETPLLYDELGEHPRQ; the protein is encoded by the coding sequence ATGAGCAACTGGTCCAGGGCCGCCGACCTGATCAGCTCGATCCTGCTCCTGATCGGGGCGGTGAACTGCCTCTCCGGAGTCATCGGGCTGCTGCGGCTGCCGGACGTCTTCACCCGCAGCTACGCGGCGACCAACCCGCAGACCTTCGGCATGCTGATGCTGCTCGCGGGCGTCGCCCTGCGACTGCGCTCCGCCTTCGACCTGGGGACGCTCGCCCTGGTCGCCTTCTTCCAGCTCCTCACGAGCGCGGTCGCCGCACACCTGGTGGCGCGGGCCGCCTACCGTACGGGGCTGACCGGTGAGACCCCGCTGCTGTACGACGAGCTGGGCGAGCACCCGCGACAGTGA
- a CDS encoding monovalent cation/H+ antiporter complex subunit F, which translates to MTQAADILLNAALAVLALAGALLLIRIARGPSMLDRAVCMDVAAALIVAGIGVQAALTETRYYLSIMLVLAFLGFTSSVSIARFIARRDRPTAKERAS; encoded by the coding sequence GTGACCCAGGCCGCCGACATCCTCCTCAACGCCGCCCTCGCGGTGCTCGCCCTCGCCGGGGCCCTGCTGCTCATCCGTATCGCGCGCGGCCCCTCCATGCTGGACCGGGCCGTGTGCATGGACGTCGCGGCGGCCCTGATCGTCGCCGGGATCGGCGTCCAGGCCGCGCTGACCGAGACCCGCTACTACCTGTCGATCATGCTGGTGCTGGCGTTCCTCGGCTTCACCAGTTCGGTCTCCATCGCCCGGTTCATCGCCCGCCGGGACCGCCCCACGGCGAAGGAGCGCGCGTCATGA
- a CDS encoding Na+/H+ antiporter subunit E, giving the protein MSAPPPESVPCGRRGRIDLPLIAWLTVIWMLLWSGATWGNLISGIVVALVLCVLFPLPPVELGLRLRPLGILLLAKYLLRDIVAASHAVALLAWSGRVGPAAVVRVPLRCRTDLMLAATAVAVSSVPGGALVEVNAATATLYLHVSDADDPAVVARTRRDVWRLERLVVRAFGPRDELDRVRLEPPPVSERPPTTGPSPDTGPSPDTGPSPDTDPPPTTDLPPDTDPPPTGEAPRP; this is encoded by the coding sequence ATGAGCGCACCCCCACCCGAGTCCGTCCCCTGCGGGCGGCGCGGGCGCATCGACCTTCCGCTGATCGCCTGGCTGACCGTGATCTGGATGCTGCTGTGGTCCGGCGCGACCTGGGGGAACCTCATCAGCGGCATCGTGGTGGCGCTCGTCCTCTGCGTGCTCTTTCCGCTGCCGCCCGTCGAACTCGGGCTGCGGCTGCGCCCGTTGGGCATCCTGCTGCTCGCCAAGTACCTGCTGCGCGACATCGTCGCCGCCAGCCACGCCGTCGCCCTGCTGGCCTGGTCGGGGCGGGTCGGGCCGGCGGCGGTGGTGCGGGTGCCGCTGCGCTGCCGTACGGACCTGATGCTCGCGGCGACCGCCGTCGCGGTGTCCAGCGTGCCCGGCGGTGCGCTCGTCGAGGTCAACGCGGCGACCGCCACCCTCTACCTGCACGTGTCCGACGCGGACGACCCGGCGGTCGTGGCCCGCACCCGCCGTGACGTGTGGCGGCTGGAGCGGCTCGTGGTCCGGGCCTTCGGGCCGCGCGACGAGCTGGACCGGGTCCGGCTGGAACCGCCCCCGGTCAGCGAGCGGCCACCGACCACCGGGCCGTCCCCGGACACCGGACCGTCCCCGGACACCGGACCGTCCCCGGACACCGATCCGCCCCCGACCACCGATCTGCCCCCGGACACCGATCCGCCCCCGACCGGAGAGGCGCCCCGCCCGTGA
- a CDS encoding Na+/H+ antiporter subunit D: protein MNALVPLPVILPLAFCGWSVAVGPRLIALQRIASVTMLAAVLVVDVVLLVQADRNGPLVVHLGDFGPPLGVTLVADRLSALMLTVSGAVTLLVLLYAMGQEGSSRGPRAISFFHPAYQVLIAGVSLTFLAGDLVNLYVGFEIMLMASFVLITVASNEARLRAGSTYVIVSLVSSLVFLAGIALTYAAAGTVNFAQLSEQLAELPLGVRTLSEALLLTVFGVKAAAFPVAAWLPDSYPTAPAPVTAVFAGLLTKVGVYCMIRTETLLFPGNRLSHVLMAVAIASMLVGILGAVAQTDLKRLLSFTLVSHIGFMLYGLALGSAAGIGGAIVYTAHHITVQTTLFLACGMLEQRYGTTELTRLGGAIRSAPLLAALWFVPAMSLAGIPPLSGFLGKLGLIRAGVADGGAWAYAGIGAAMVTSLLTLYVVTKVWNLAFWRTAPLPDAAPAPARTEPASPPPLGRGATLVLTEPRQAAAPERALPRLTTAATVAAVLLGLAYTFLATPLTGVADRSAAELLARTPYIEAVLAP, encoded by the coding sequence GTGAACGCCCTCGTACCTCTCCCCGTCATCCTCCCCCTCGCCTTCTGCGGGTGGTCCGTCGCCGTCGGGCCGCGGCTCATCGCCCTTCAGCGCATCGCCTCCGTCACCATGCTCGCCGCCGTCCTCGTCGTCGACGTCGTCCTCCTCGTGCAGGCCGACCGGAACGGGCCCCTCGTCGTGCACCTCGGCGACTTCGGGCCCCCGCTCGGCGTGACGCTCGTCGCCGACCGGCTGTCCGCGCTGATGCTGACGGTATCCGGCGCGGTCACTCTCCTCGTCCTCCTCTACGCCATGGGGCAGGAGGGGTCGTCGCGCGGGCCCCGGGCGATCTCCTTCTTCCACCCGGCCTATCAAGTCCTCATCGCCGGAGTGTCGTTGACGTTCCTCGCCGGTGACCTGGTCAACCTCTACGTCGGCTTCGAGATCATGCTGATGGCGAGCTTCGTACTGATCACCGTGGCCAGCAACGAGGCCCGGCTGCGCGCCGGGTCCACGTACGTGATCGTCTCGCTGGTCTCGTCGCTGGTGTTCCTGGCCGGGATCGCCCTCACCTACGCCGCCGCCGGGACCGTCAACTTCGCCCAGCTCTCGGAGCAGCTCGCCGAACTCCCCCTGGGAGTGAGGACCCTGTCCGAAGCGCTGCTCCTCACCGTCTTCGGCGTGAAGGCCGCCGCCTTCCCCGTCGCCGCCTGGCTGCCGGACTCCTATCCGACCGCCCCGGCCCCCGTCACGGCCGTCTTCGCGGGCCTGCTCACCAAGGTCGGCGTGTACTGCATGATCCGCACCGAGACCCTGCTCTTCCCCGGCAACCGGCTGTCCCACGTCCTCATGGCGGTGGCCATCGCGTCGATGCTGGTCGGCATCCTCGGGGCGGTCGCGCAGACCGACCTGAAGCGGCTGCTGTCGTTCACCCTCGTCAGCCACATCGGCTTCATGCTGTACGGGCTGGCGCTGGGCAGCGCGGCCGGGATCGGCGGGGCGATCGTCTACACGGCACACCACATCACCGTGCAGACGACGCTCTTCCTCGCCTGCGGGATGCTCGAACAGCGTTACGGGACGACCGAGTTGACGCGGCTCGGCGGTGCGATCCGGTCCGCCCCGCTGCTCGCCGCGCTGTGGTTCGTGCCCGCGATGAGCCTCGCCGGGATTCCGCCGCTCTCCGGGTTCCTCGGGAAACTGGGGCTGATCCGGGCGGGCGTCGCGGACGGCGGGGCGTGGGCGTACGCGGGGATCGGCGCGGCCATGGTGACCAGCCTGCTGACGCTGTACGTCGTCACGAAGGTGTGGAACCTGGCGTTCTGGCGCACGGCCCCGCTCCCGGACGCCGCCCCCGCCCCTGCCAGGACCGAACCGGCGTCGCCCCCGCCGCTGGGGCGCGGCGCGACCCTCGTCCTCACCGAGCCCCGTCAAGCCGCCGCGCCCGAACGGGCTCTGCCCCGGCTGACCACCGCCGCGACCGTCGCCGCCGTGCTGCTCGGCCTCGCGTACACCTTCCTGGCCACGCCCCTGACCGGGGTCGCCGACCGCTCCGCGGCCGAACTCCTCGCCCGTACCCCCTACATCGAGGCGGTGCTCGCACCATGA
- a CDS encoding Na(+)/H(+) antiporter subunit C, which yields MTVSATLLVCAVVLTFVGSVLVLTRSLTRVLMGIIICGNGVNLFVLAGSGPAGVPPLLYPGVPPETMSDPFPQAIVLTAVVITLGTTAFVLAMAYRSTQLTGSDFVPDDLSDRRVALRAELATERSQLRAKARAGETDRRSVRRSVRELWREQRRRLRDDRAYQARAGDYADDRWDDVLGADPESPPTPQDPPAPHQESR from the coding sequence GTGACCGTCAGCGCCACCCTGCTCGTCTGCGCCGTCGTCCTGACCTTCGTCGGCAGCGTCCTCGTCCTGACCCGCAGCCTCACCCGCGTCCTGATGGGCATCATCATCTGCGGCAACGGCGTCAACCTCTTCGTGCTCGCCGGGAGCGGGCCCGCCGGGGTGCCGCCGCTGCTGTACCCGGGGGTGCCGCCCGAGACGATGAGTGACCCGTTCCCGCAGGCCATCGTGCTGACGGCGGTGGTCATCACGCTGGGCACCACCGCGTTCGTGCTGGCGATGGCGTACCGCAGTACGCAGCTCACCGGGTCGGACTTCGTACCCGACGACCTCTCCGACCGGAGGGTCGCCCTGCGAGCCGAACTCGCCACCGAGCGGAGCCAGTTGAGGGCGAAGGCGCGCGCCGGGGAGACCGACCGGCGCTCCGTGCGCCGCTCCGTGCGCGAGCTCTGGCGCGAGCAGCGCCGCCGCCTGCGCGACGACCGCGCCTACCAGGCCCGCGCCGGGGACTACGCGGACGACCGCTGGGACGACGTCCTGGGCGCGGACCCCGAAAGCCCACCCACCCCCCAGGACCCCCCAGCCCCCCACCAGGAGTCCCGGTGA
- a CDS encoding Na+/H+ antiporter subunit A: protein MTFLVLGHFVLALCAAPLVRRRGPRAFVVLAVPPVVALGWALAQWDRVVAGRPTDEAWTWIEDYGVEVAFRLDALAMLMVLLAAGIGALVLLYCVSYFDVGEPRLGPFAGQLLGFAGAMLGLVLADDLLVLYLFWELTTVLSFLLIGYDCEKRAGRRSALQALLVTSTGGLAMFVGFLMIGEAAGTYRISRIIEEPPPASTALSTAVVLVLCGAIAKSAIWPLSVWLPNAMAAPTPVSAYLHAAAMVKAGVYLVARLAPAFADVPPWRPVLLTLGTVTMLLGGWRALRQHDLKLVLAYGTVSQLGFLVVLAGVGTYDAALAASAMILGHALFKAPLFLVTGIVDHAAGTRDLRELSGVGRALPRVCATAVVAGASMAALPPLLGFVAKEAAFEALLNGTPGERWVLAFIVVGSALTVAYTVRFLWGAFARKPGRADTHVHRVGAAFLAPPALLAVACLVLGPAVAWPAGLFERYAAQYPVPEHPYHLALWHGFGPALGLSALAWVLGAALFVLRGPVAALGARLAWPSAERAFDGTVLGVERGALQLTGYVQKGSLPAYVATVLSVVVCGLLAVFVVDRPWQEGPPAPRPWDSPWQAVVAALTCACALLCLTVQRRMQAAVLAGLTGYGTALLYVVHGAPDLALTQFGVETVSTVVLVLVLRRLPLFFGDGDARKRYRRVWGLVLALFSSVVAAVAVWLAAGARQGTPIGAAMVGATAEHGLKDVVATILVDFRAWDTLGESAVLVAAVAGVTSLLFTDSGQEDPEAPGAWRASSRVSREERAAQVREHAEHDPSPYDLAAPERDWLAAGGATDPRHRSVVFEVIARLIFHPILMLSAYLLFCAENLPGGGFVGGLVAGIALTIRYLAGGRYELEAATGFHAGFFVGLGLAVSTTVALAGLLGGTVLRSWSWHGHLPLVGDWHVGTSVFFDIGVYLLVTGVVLDTVRALGAWMDQGAEDAALAAETAETAETAEAPAPDSAGTRTLTPEANQ, encoded by the coding sequence ATGACCTTTTTGGTCCTTGGCCATTTCGTTCTCGCGCTGTGCGCCGCCCCTCTCGTACGCCGAAGGGGGCCGCGCGCCTTCGTCGTGCTCGCCGTTCCGCCGGTCGTCGCGCTCGGGTGGGCCCTCGCGCAGTGGGACAGAGTCGTGGCGGGACGTCCCACCGACGAAGCGTGGACGTGGATCGAGGACTACGGGGTCGAGGTCGCGTTCCGGCTCGACGCGCTGGCGATGCTCATGGTGTTGCTGGCGGCCGGGATCGGCGCGTTGGTGTTGTTGTACTGCGTCAGCTACTTCGACGTGGGAGAGCCGCGACTCGGGCCGTTCGCCGGGCAGTTGCTGGGGTTCGCCGGGGCGATGCTGGGGCTGGTGCTCGCCGACGACCTCCTGGTGCTGTACCTGTTCTGGGAGCTGACGACCGTGCTGTCGTTCCTGCTGATCGGGTACGACTGCGAGAAGCGGGCGGGGCGGCGGTCCGCGCTCCAGGCGCTGCTGGTGACCTCGACCGGTGGGCTCGCGATGTTCGTGGGGTTCCTGATGATCGGGGAGGCCGCCGGGACGTACCGGATCTCGCGGATCATCGAGGAGCCGCCCCCGGCCAGTACGGCCCTCTCCACTGCTGTCGTGCTCGTGCTGTGCGGGGCGATCGCGAAGTCCGCGATCTGGCCGCTGAGCGTGTGGCTGCCCAACGCGATGGCGGCGCCCACGCCCGTGAGCGCGTATCTGCACGCCGCGGCGATGGTGAAGGCCGGGGTGTATCTGGTGGCGCGGCTCGCGCCCGCGTTCGCCGACGTTCCGCCGTGGCGGCCGGTTCTGCTCACGCTCGGGACCGTGACCATGCTGCTCGGCGGGTGGCGGGCGCTGCGGCAGCACGACCTCAAGCTCGTGCTGGCGTACGGAACCGTCAGTCAGCTGGGGTTCCTGGTGGTGCTCGCGGGGGTCGGGACGTACGACGCGGCGCTCGCGGCCTCGGCCATGATTCTCGGGCATGCGCTGTTCAAGGCGCCGTTGTTCCTCGTGACCGGAATCGTCGATCATGCGGCGGGGACCCGGGATCTGCGGGAGCTGTCGGGGGTCGGGCGGGCGCTCCCCCGGGTCTGTGCGACCGCCGTCGTCGCCGGGGCGTCCATGGCCGCGCTGCCTCCGCTGCTCGGGTTCGTCGCGAAGGAGGCGGCCTTCGAGGCGCTGCTGAACGGGACGCCCGGGGAGCGGTGGGTGCTGGCGTTCATCGTGGTCGGGTCCGCGCTGACCGTCGCGTACACCGTCCGGTTCCTGTGGGGGGCCTTCGCCCGCAAGCCGGGGCGGGCCGACACCCACGTCCATCGTGTGGGAGCCGCCTTCCTCGCGCCCCCCGCCCTCCTCGCCGTCGCCTGTCTCGTCCTCGGGCCGGCCGTCGCCTGGCCCGCCGGGCTCTTCGAGCGGTACGCCGCCCAGTACCCCGTGCCCGAGCACCCGTACCACCTCGCCCTCTGGCACGGGTTCGGGCCCGCCCTCGGCCTGTCGGCGCTCGCCTGGGTGCTGGGGGCGGCACTGTTCGTCCTGCGCGGGCCGGTGGCGGCGCTCGGGGCGCGGCTGGCGTGGCCGTCGGCGGAGCGGGCGTTCGACGGGACCGTGCTCGGGGTGGAGCGGGGCGCCCTCCAGCTCACCGGATACGTACAGAAGGGGTCGCTTCCCGCGTACGTGGCGACCGTGCTGTCGGTCGTGGTGTGCGGGCTGCTCGCCGTGTTCGTCGTGGACCGGCCGTGGCAGGAAGGACCGCCCGCGCCCCGGCCGTGGGACTCGCCGTGGCAGGCCGTCGTCGCCGCGCTGACCTGCGCTTGTGCGCTGCTGTGTCTCACCGTGCAGCGGCGCATGCAGGCGGCCGTGCTGGCCGGGCTCACCGGGTACGGAACCGCGCTGCTGTACGTCGTGCACGGCGCGCCCGACCTCGCGCTCACGCAGTTCGGGGTGGAGACCGTCTCGACGGTGGTGCTCGTGCTGGTGCTGCGGCGGCTGCCGCTCTTCTTCGGGGACGGGGATGCGCGCAAGCGGTACCGGCGGGTGTGGGGGCTCGTGCTCGCGCTGTTCAGCAGCGTGGTGGCGGCGGTCGCGGTGTGGCTCGCGGCCGGGGCCCGGCAGGGCACCCCGATCGGGGCCGCCATGGTCGGGGCGACCGCAGAGCACGGGCTCAAGGACGTGGTGGCCACGATCCTGGTGGACTTCCGGGCCTGGGACACCCTGGGCGAATCGGCCGTGCTGGTGGCGGCCGTCGCGGGGGTGACCAGCCTGCTGTTCACGGACAGCGGGCAGGAGGACCCCGAGGCGCCCGGCGCATGGCGGGCGTCCTCACGGGTGTCGCGGGAGGAGCGGGCAGCGCAGGTGCGCGAGCACGCCGAGCACGACCCCTCCCCGTACGACCTCGCCGCCCCCGAACGGGACTGGCTCGCGGCCGGAGGGGCGACCGACCCCCGGCACCGGTCGGTGGTCTTCGAGGTGATCGCCCGGCTCATCTTCCATCCGATCCTGATGCTGTCGGCGTATCTGCTCTTCTGCGCGGAGAACCTGCCCGGCGGCGGGTTCGTGGGCGGGCTGGTGGCCGGGATCGCGCTGACGATCCGTTACCTCGCGGGTGGGCGCTACGAGTTGGAGGCGGCGACCGGCTTCCACGCGGGCTTCTTCGTCGGGCTAGGGCTGGCCGTGTCGACCACGGTGGCGCTCGCCGGGCTCCTCGGCGGCACCGTGCTGCGCTCCTGGTCCTGGCACGGGCACCTGCCGCTCGTCGGCGACTGGCACGTCGGCACCTCCGTCTTCTTCGACATCGGCGTGTACCTGCTGGTGACCGGGGTCGTCCTCGATACGGTCCGGGCGCTCGGGGCGTGGATGGACCAGGGGGCCGAGGACGCGGCACTCGCCGCCGAGACCGCTGAGACCGCCGAGACCGCCGAAGCCCCCGCCCCGGACAGCGCGGGAACCCGCACCCTCACCCCGGAGGCGAACCAGTGA